The genomic DNA ATCAAATGCCGGGCTCTTATAATGCGCGGTATTCATTGAGCTGTTAGACAACATGGTGTTCAGGAAAGAGGTGGGTTCGTTATAGTCGGCACACCAGCCTGCGCGCGCAATATCAAACGTCCCCTGGTGACGGGAATCCAGGAAGGTTTTCCACTCCTGGTTAACCAGCTTCACATCCACGCCAATGTTCTTTTTCCACAGCGATGCTGCGGCAATCGCCAGCTTCTTGTGCAGATCGGATGTGTTATACAGCAGGTTAATGGTCAGCGGTTTATCCGCGGTATAACCCGCTTCGGCCAGCAATTTCTTCGCTTCTTCGTTACGTTTGGCCTGAGTCCAACCGAACCACTCTGGTGGCGTCAGTTTTGCACCATCGGTGTAAGGTGGCGTATAGCCATAAGCCGGCATATCACCCTGTGCTTTTACCTTATTAACAATAATATCGCGATCGATACCCAGCTTCAGCGCAGTACGCACGCGCGCATCGGTAAACGGCGCTTTCTGGTTGTTAATTTCGTAGTAGTAGGTGCAGAGGTATGGGTCAACGTGAACTTCGCTCGGGATCTCTTTTTTCAGCTTCTGGAACAGTTCAATCGGCATGTTGTTATAGGTCATGTCGATTTCGCCGCTACGGTAACGGTTTACGTCCGTCACTTCAGAAGAAATTGGCAGGAAGGTAACCTGATCGATAACGGTTTTCGCGTTATTCCAGTAAGTTGGGCTGCGCTCAAGAACGATACGCTCGTTCACTACCCAATCTTTTAATTTATAAGCACCGTTGGTGACGATATTCGCCGGCTGGGTCCATTTTTCGCCATATTTTTCGATTGCTGCTTTTGGTACTGGCGAAGTGGAAGGATGCACCAGCAACTTGTAGAAATAAGGAACCGGTTCGCTTAAGGTCACTTCTAACGTATGGTCGTCAACCGCTTTTACGCCGAGATCGGTAATCGGTTTTTTACCTTCGAGGATTTCATCGATACCCGCGACATGGCCATACTGCAGGTAGCTTGCATACGGTGAAGCGGTTTTCGGGTCAACTGAACGCTGCCAGCTGTAAACAAAATCTTGTGCGGTCACCGGCGAACCGTCGGACCATTTAGCGTCTTTACGCAGATGGAAGGTCCAGACTTTAAAGTCTTTATTATCCCAGGATTCTGCTACGCCCGGTGCTGGATGGCCGTCCAGATCGCTGACCAGTAACCCTTCGAACAGATCGCGGCTAATATTGGACTCTGGAACACCTTCGATCTTATGCGGGTCAAGAGATTGCACTTCGGAACCGTTATTACGAACCAGGGTTTGCTTTTCTGCCAGCTGCACACCCGCGGGTACTTCTGCAGCCATAGCCGCGTTCCCTGCGATCAGCGCGGTGAGAATACCTGCCGCAACCAAACTTCTTTTTGTGATGATGGACATTGTGTTGATACTCCGTTCATTATTATTACTGACTGAAGTCAGCCTGTTTTAGTCCCCTTGCGGGTTCCTGTACAGCGCAGGAGATTTTTGCGTCTGCCAGGTCATTTACTGCCTGCTATCACCGACTTTTTTATTACGGTCGCTCTTTGTGGCAACCTGACGTCGATTCATTAAAGCCTCCCCCTGTCGGGACGCTTTTCTTATTCTGTTCATCACTGTTTACAAATAGAAACAGTTATCGTTTACATTACGTTATCCGCAAATAACTTAGGCCGGAAAGTACCAAATGACGATTATCACCGCCAATATAATTTGCAAATTTGTTAACCAATTCTCTTTTGCGCAGCATCCCACCCGCAGCAGGACAGCCTATAGAGAAAGCACCTAATCATGAAATCCATAAATTTCAGATAGATATGCAAAAATCTTTCGTATGACTCAACGCGTCAGCGTCGGAGGCGATTTTTTGCACAAAAACTTAACAGTTGCTCAATTTTTAGCACATAACTCTGCTGTGAAACTGAAATTACTAATATCATTTCAATTATCTAACGGCAAGCCCCAGAGTATCGTGTGAGAGAAATAACATTTCTATGCGGGAAGCAAGAAGATGAGGAAATGCATATCGCATTGATATTAATGGTTATTTTAGAATCATTCGAATTAATTATTTCTGTATCGGCATGATAAATGAACGATATGATTTTGTGATATTAACGGCAACAATAGATGTTAACATCCATTGCCGCCGTAGAATATTTAACCGACCAACCCCGGAAAGATGGATTTGATACCGGTCACAATAAATTCGATGCCAAGCGCCATCAATAATAGGCCCATGATACGGGTGACGACGTTAATTCCGGTTTGCCCCAGCATACGTACCAGCCAGGGAGAAATACGGAAAATGCCCCAACAGCACCAGGCAAACAGCGCAATAGATAAAGAAAAGCCGAGCAGATAAGTGAGCGAATGGTAGCGGGTACCCCAAACGATTGTCGAACTTATGGCCCCCGGCCCCGCCATCAGCGGCAGCGCCAACGGCACAACCCCCAGGCTTTCACGTACGGCGGTTTCTGATTTTTCCTGCTTGTTCTGCTTATCTTCCCCCAGCTTGCCGCTGATCATCGACATGGCAATCGATACGACCAGGATCCCGCCGGCAATGCGGAACGAATCGATGGAAATGCCGAACAGTTGCAGGATGAAATCCCCAAGGAAAAGCGAGGTCAGCAGAATAATTGCCACCGACAGGCTTGCCGTCAGGTTGGTTTTATTACGCACCGCCGCCGTTTGATAACTCGTCAGGCTGATAAAAACGGGTATCAGCCCAACCGGGTTCACCAACGCAAACAGCCCAATAAAGAACTTAAAGAAGATAGGAAAATCAAACAGCGTTTGAATCACGTGAACCCCGGAGCATCATTAAAAGTTGTAGTTGACGAACTGCAAATCGCGAGTCGCGCAGACAATACCCTTTTTATTAGCCATGTTCATTAGAATTATCCATAAAAATGAGGCAAAAACAGAGTGTTATGCATTTGTATAAAGTATGCTAATGTTTACACCACCAATACCCACCAATGATTAACAGTTTATACAATTTGCTAAAATCGGCCTGCTGAAAGGTGTCAGCTTGCCTTAAATTTGATTTAGATCACGTAAATCGTACTCAGAAGTGGGTAATCTGCTTACACCGAAAGAGAAACGGCCTCATAAATAAGGCGTATTTTCCGGTAAGCTCCTTGGCTAAATCGAAGCTCTTTTAGTAAATCAGTGAATCAGTTTGTGGGTAACACCTTGTTTCCTTAACTCTTTCACCAGCTGCAGGTGATTTGTCTATACTGACTTGTCGAGCAGATGATTCACTAAAAAAGTTTAACATTATCAGGAGAGCATTATGGCTGTTACTAATATCGCTGAACTTAACGCACTCGTCGAGCGCGTAAAAAAAGCCCAGCGTGAATATGCCAGTTTCACTCAAGAGCAAGTTGATAAAATCTTCCGCGCCGCCGCCCTGGCTGCCGCAGATGCTCGAATTCCTCTCGCAAAAATGGCCGTTGCCGAATCCGGCATGGGTATTGTTGAAGATAAAGTGATCAAAAACCACTTCGCTTCTGAATATATCTATAACGCCTATAAAGATGAAAAAACCTGTGGCGTGCTGTCTGAAGACGACACCTTCGGTACCATCACCATCGCTGAACCCATCGGCATCATCTGCGGTATCGTACCGACCACTAACCCAACTTCTACCGCTATCTTCAAATCACTGATCAGCCTGAAGACGCGTAACGCCATCATCTTCTCTCCGCACCCGCGTGCGAAAGATGCGACCAACAAAGCAGCAGACATCGTTCTGCAGGCTGCAATCGCTGCTGGCGCGCCAAAAGATCTGATCGGCTGGATTGACCAACCGTCTGTAGAACTGTCTAACGCGCTGATGCATCACCCGGACATTAACCTGATCCTTGCGACCGGTGGTCCAGGCATGGTTAAAGCAGCATACAGCTCCGGTAAACCAGCAATCGGCGTTGGCGCAGGTAACACCCCTGTTGTTATCGACGAAACCGCTGATATCAAACGTGCTGTTGCATCTGTTCTGATGTCTAAAACCTTCGATAACGGCGTTATCTGTGCTTCTGAACAGTCCGTTGTTGTTGTTGACTCCGTTTACGATGCCGTTCGCGAACGTTTCGCCAGCCACGGCGGCTACATGCTGCAGGGCAAAGAGCTGAAAGCGGTTCAGGATATTATCCTGAAAAATGGCGCGCTGAACGCCGCTATCGTTGGTCAGCCGGCGCACAAAATTGCCGAACTGGCAGGCTTCACCGTACCAGAAACCACTAAGATTCTGATCGGCGAAGTGAAGGTTGTTGACGAAAGCGAACCGTTTGCTCACGAAAAACTGTCTCCAACCCTGGCGATGTATCGTGCAAAAGACTTCAACGATGCCGTTGAGAAAGCTGAAAAACTGGTTGCGATGGGCGGTATCGGTCATACCTCTTGCCTGTACACCGACCAGGACAACCAGCCAGAACGCGTTGCTCACTTCGGTCAGATGATGAAAACCGCGCGTATCCTGATCAACACCCCTGCTTCTCAGGGTGGTATCGGTGACCTCTACAACTTCAAACTCGCACCTTCCCTGACTCTGGGTTGTGGTTCATGGGGTGGTAACTCCATCTCTGAAAACGTTGGTCCTAAGCACCTGATCAACAAGAAAACCGTTGCTAAGCGAGCTGAAAACATGTTGTGGCACAAACTTCCGAAGTCTATCTACTTCCGTCGTGGCTCACTGCCAATCGCGTTAGATGAGCTGATTACTGATGGCCACAAACGTGCTCTGATCGTGACCGACCGCTTCCTGTTCAACAACGGCTATGCAGACCAGATCACTTCTGTACTGAAAGCGGCTGGCGTTGAAACTGACGTATTCTTCGAAGTTGAAGCTGACCCGACTCTGACCATCGTTCGTAAAGGTGCAGAGCTGGCGAACTCCTTCAAACCAGACGTGATTATCGCGCTGGGCGGCGGTTCCCCGATGGACGCAGCAAAAATCATGTGGGTCATGTACGAACACCCAGAAACGCACTTCGAAGAACTGGCGCTGCGCTTTATGGATATCCGTAAACGTATCTACAAGTTCCCGAAAATGGGCGTGAAAGCAAAAATGGTTGCGATCACCACCACTTCCGGTACCGGTTCTGAAGTGACTCCGTTTGCGGTTGTAACCGACGATGCAACTGGCCAGAAATACCCACTGGCTGACTACGCGCTGACGCCTGACATGGCGATTGTTGACGCCAACCTGGTCATGGATATGCCGAAGTCCCTGTGTGCTTTCGGTGGTCTGGATGCCGTCACTCACGCCCTGGAAGCTTACGTTTCCGTACTGGCTTCTGAGTTCTCCGACGGTCAGGCTCTGCAGGCGCTGAAACTGCTGAAAGAAAACCTGCCAGCGTCTTACCATGAAGGTTCTAAGAACCCGGTAGCACGTGAGCGTGTACACAGTGCAGCCACCATCGCCGGTATTGCGTTTGCGAACGCCTTCCTGGGCGTATGTCACTCAATGGCGCACAAGCTGGGCTCTCAGTTCCACATTCCTCACGGTCTGGCGAACGCCCTGCTGATCAGCAACGTTATTCGTTATAACGCGAACGACAACCCGACTAAACAGACTGCATTCAGCCAGTACGACCGTCCGCAGGCTCGTCGTCGCTACGCTGAAATCGCTGACCATCTGGGGCTGTCTGCTCCGGGCGACCGTACCGCAGCGAAAATCGAAAAACTGCTGGGCTGGCTGGAAGAAATCAAAGCTGAGCTGGGTATTCCTAAGTCTATCCGTGAAGCTGGTGTGCAGGAAGCTGACTTCCTGGCACACGTGGACAAACTGTCTGAAGATGCGTTTGATGACCAGTGTACTGGTGCTAACCCACGTTACCCGCTGATTTCTGAACTGAAACAGATTCTGCTGGATACCTACTACGGTCGTGAGTTCGTTGAAGGCGCGCCGGCAGTAGAGAAAAAAGAAGCTGCACCGGCTAAAGCTGAGAAAAAAGCGAAAAAATAATTCGCTTTAACGCTCGCTGAAAGCACAAAGAACAAGCCCCATCCTCGTGATGGGGCTTTTTTTATTACCGTGAAATCAGCAATAAAAAACGCGCTTCTACTCCCCGGCGATGACAGGGGGTAGAAACGCGTCTGAAGGCGTTTAGCAGGAACGATGGGCTAGACGATGCTTATCCTGAATAACGGCCAGAGAGCCTGTTTCCAGCGCTTCTTTGTAATGTTTTCGACAAACGGAGACATAGCGCTCATTACCGCCAATCACCACCTGCTCACCTTCATTGTAAGGACGCCCTTCCTGATCGAGACGCAGCACCATACTGGCCTTCCGCCCGCAGAAGCAGATGGTTTTTAATTCCACCAGTTTGTCGGAGAGCGCCAGCAAATATTGGCTGCCGATAAACAGTTCGCCGCGAAAGTCCGTTCTCAGCCCGTAGCACAATACGGGGATATCGAGGTTATCTACCACGTCAGAAAGCGCATAGACCTGCTCTCGGGTCAGGAACTGGCATTCATCCACCAGCACGCAGTTAACCTGCTCACGGGCGTTCTCCGCACGAATTTCGTCAAACAGGTCGCTACTCTGGTTAAACAGCTTCGCTGGCGAAGAAAGGCCAATTCGCGAGCTGACTTTACCGGCACCAAAGCGGTCGTCTATTTCCGCGGTATAAACCACGGTGCGCATGCCGCGCTCCTGATAGTTGTACGACGACTGCAACAGGGCGGTCGACTTCCCGGCATTCATTGCTGAGTAGTAGAAATAAAGTTGTGCCATTGGCTGAGAAATCCTAATCGATGCGTTTTTTAAACGGAGCGCAGTGTAACATATTTTATCCCCAGGCTTCCTGCGTCATCCATACCATTTCCCCCTTACTTCGCACCAGCAACGCCAGAGAGGGATGAAAAAGGTCGGTAAAACCGAAATTAAACGGCTGCAGAGGTTTATTGCTGCCTATTTATAACCGACATAGAGGTAACTGCATCATAAATCTGAAATATTTAACCGCATCCCGTTCAGTCAGACGTCAATGTACCGCACACCGTGCGCCCACAAATTAGCTCGACAGGTTAATAGTTGAAAAGATTAATGAGTTTGCCTGAAAAAATGTGATCGCCGACAAATTGTGTAGCGCACTGCCGGGTATTGTTATCTGTAAATTAAACAGCATCGGCTTGAAATAACATCGCCATAACTATGGACTTAACCCTGTGAACCCCATTACGCCGGGCTTATTACCGTAGTTTCCTTGTTGGAATCGTTTTCTCTACCCAACAATTTACCCATACACGCGCTGAGGCAAATAGATGAATAGCGGTTAAGGATACCGCTGCCGAAAGCCGGCCTGGAGGCAGAATGGTTGAGCAGCGTAACCATTCATCATCGATAAAGTAATGCACAAAATGGATGCAACCACGCTAATACATAAGGTTGATATTTATCCATACGGGGTATATTTATGCACCCGTGTGCTTCAGCATGGCACTCGTTATCCCGCTGCGCTTTCCCGCAATAACGACCGATCAACCGAAGAAGTCTGGCCGCAATTTAACTTATAAATATTAATGGCAGCATCAAATAACACGTTATTTTGAATTCCTTACATTCTTCCCTATTGCACATCTGATTTTATCGCTCTATTATTACTTCAACAAACCACCCCACAATATAAGTTTGAGATTACTACAATGAGCGAAGCACTTAAAATTTTGAACAACATCCGTACTCTTCGTGCGCAGGCAAGAGAATGCACCCTTGAAACGCTTGAAGAAATGCTGGAAAAATTAGAAGTTGTTGTTAACGAACGTCGCGAAGAAGAAAACGCAGCTGCTGCGGAAATCGAAGAGCGTACCCGTAAACTGCAACAATATCGCGAAATGCTGATTGCTGACGGTATTGATCCGAACGAACTGCTGAATAGCATGGCTGCTGCTAAAACCGGCACCAAAGCAAAACGCGCTGCACGCCCGGCTAAATATAGCTATGTTGACGAAAACGGCGAAACCAAAACCTGGACCGGCCAGGGTCGTACCCCGGCAGTTATCAAAAAAGCGATGGACGAACAGGGTAAATCTCTGGACGACTTCCTGATCAAGGATTAATCCTTACGCTTCGCAAAAATCCCGCTACGGCGGGATTT from Klebsiella sp. WP3-W18-ESBL-02 includes the following:
- the adhE gene encoding bifunctional acetaldehyde-CoA/alcohol dehydrogenase, which produces MAVTNIAELNALVERVKKAQREYASFTQEQVDKIFRAAALAAADARIPLAKMAVAESGMGIVEDKVIKNHFASEYIYNAYKDEKTCGVLSEDDTFGTITIAEPIGIICGIVPTTNPTSTAIFKSLISLKTRNAIIFSPHPRAKDATNKAADIVLQAAIAAGAPKDLIGWIDQPSVELSNALMHHPDINLILATGGPGMVKAAYSSGKPAIGVGAGNTPVVIDETADIKRAVASVLMSKTFDNGVICASEQSVVVVDSVYDAVRERFASHGGYMLQGKELKAVQDIILKNGALNAAIVGQPAHKIAELAGFTVPETTKILIGEVKVVDESEPFAHEKLSPTLAMYRAKDFNDAVEKAEKLVAMGGIGHTSCLYTDQDNQPERVAHFGQMMKTARILINTPASQGGIGDLYNFKLAPSLTLGCGSWGGNSISENVGPKHLINKKTVAKRAENMLWHKLPKSIYFRRGSLPIALDELITDGHKRALIVTDRFLFNNGYADQITSVLKAAGVETDVFFEVEADPTLTIVRKGAELANSFKPDVIIALGGGSPMDAAKIMWVMYEHPETHFEELALRFMDIRKRIYKFPKMGVKAKMVAITTTSGTGSEVTPFAVVTDDATGQKYPLADYALTPDMAIVDANLVMDMPKSLCAFGGLDAVTHALEAYVSVLASEFSDGQALQALKLLKENLPASYHEGSKNPVARERVHSAATIAGIAFANAFLGVCHSMAHKLGSQFHIPHGLANALLISNVIRYNANDNPTKQTAFSQYDRPQARRRYAEIADHLGLSAPGDRTAAKIEKLLGWLEEIKAELGIPKSIREAGVQEADFLAHVDKLSEDAFDDQCTGANPRYPLISELKQILLDTYYGREFVEGAPAVEKKEAAPAKAEKKAKK
- the hns gene encoding histone-like nucleoid-structuring protein H-NS, which produces MSEALKILNNIRTLRAQARECTLETLEEMLEKLEVVVNERREEENAAAAEIEERTRKLQQYREMLIADGIDPNELLNSMAAAKTGTKAKRAARPAKYSYVDENGETKTWTGQGRTPAVIKKAMDEQGKSLDDFLIKD
- the oppA gene encoding oligopeptide ABC transporter substrate-binding protein OppA, whose translation is MSIITKRSLVAAGILTALIAGNAAMAAEVPAGVQLAEKQTLVRNNGSEVQSLDPHKIEGVPESNISRDLFEGLLVSDLDGHPAPGVAESWDNKDFKVWTFHLRKDAKWSDGSPVTAQDFVYSWQRSVDPKTASPYASYLQYGHVAGIDEILEGKKPITDLGVKAVDDHTLEVTLSEPVPYFYKLLVHPSTSPVPKAAIEKYGEKWTQPANIVTNGAYKLKDWVVNERIVLERSPTYWNNAKTVIDQVTFLPISSEVTDVNRYRSGEIDMTYNNMPIELFQKLKKEIPSEVHVDPYLCTYYYEINNQKAPFTDARVRTALKLGIDRDIIVNKVKAQGDMPAYGYTPPYTDGAKLTPPEWFGWTQAKRNEEAKKLLAEAGYTADKPLTINLLYNTSDLHKKLAIAAASLWKKNIGVDVKLVNQEWKTFLDSRHQGTFDIARAGWCADYNEPTSFLNTMLSNSSMNTAHYKSPAFDSIMAETLKATDEAQRTALYSKAEQQLDKDSAIVPVYYYVNARLVKPWVGGYTGKDPLDNTYTRNMYIIKH
- the tdk gene encoding thymidine kinase, yielding MAQLYFYYSAMNAGKSTALLQSSYNYQERGMRTVVYTAEIDDRFGAGKVSSRIGLSSPAKLFNQSSDLFDEIRAENAREQVNCVLVDECQFLTREQVYALSDVVDNLDIPVLCYGLRTDFRGELFIGSQYLLALSDKLVELKTICFCGRKASMVLRLDQEGRPYNEGEQVVIGGNERYVSVCRKHYKEALETGSLAVIQDKHRLAHRSC
- a CDS encoding YchE family NAAT transporter, which codes for MIQTLFDFPIFFKFFIGLFALVNPVGLIPVFISLTSYQTAAVRNKTNLTASLSVAIILLTSLFLGDFILQLFGISIDSFRIAGGILVVSIAMSMISGKLGEDKQNKQEKSETAVRESLGVVPLALPLMAGPGAISSTIVWGTRYHSLTYLLGFSLSIALFAWCCWGIFRISPWLVRMLGQTGINVVTRIMGLLLMALGIEFIVTGIKSIFPGLVG